A genomic stretch from Pseudomonadota bacterium includes:
- the ilvA gene encoding threonine ammonia-lyase, biosynthetic: MADNGPLPETDPLLDYLRRSVSAPVYDIAKRTPLEPAENLTRRLGKAIWLKREDLQPSFSFKVRGAYTCIHRLVSEQGLRSGVIAASAGNHAQGVARAAARLDLEADIVMPRTTPSIKVEAVRQLGARVHLVGDNYDEACSHAQTLSEERGRPFVHPFDNPDVIAGQGTIGLELLNQSAGPPGAVFMPVGGGGLLAGAGAVIRALSPETRIIAVEPEDAACLKAALAAGHPVTLDRVGIFADGAAVRRVGDNTFAVAQGLVDELVTVGSDEICAAMRDIFEDTRSLVEPAGAMAVAGIKRYLEDGGELTGDTIAINSGANINFSRMGHVVERAAMGRGEEALLSVMIPEERGSYLAFLKVLGSPAVTEFNYRYSDPEQARVFIGLSLDGTRDEPDGTVQRLSEAGYPVRDLSHNELARLHLRHMVGGRPPSAADHDAADNSSSEPPLERRVASERVVRFEFPERPGALLDFLGKLAGRWSISLFHYRNHGAAYGRVLAGFFVEEREQDAFGEFLVATGYGFTDETDNPAYREFLAPAIADRSSKTVAADTPLAVSATDLRATGH; this comes from the coding sequence GTGGCTGACAACGGGCCCCTTCCGGAGACCGACCCGCTGCTGGACTACCTCCGCCGATCGGTCTCAGCGCCCGTCTATGACATCGCCAAACGAACACCCCTCGAGCCCGCCGAAAACCTCACCCGGCGCCTCGGTAAAGCCATCTGGCTGAAACGGGAGGACCTGCAGCCCAGCTTCTCGTTTAAGGTTCGCGGCGCCTATACGTGCATTCATCGACTGGTCAGCGAGCAGGGCCTGCGCAGCGGCGTCATCGCCGCGTCGGCCGGCAACCACGCGCAGGGCGTCGCTCGCGCCGCCGCTCGCCTCGACCTCGAGGCGGACATTGTCATGCCTCGGACCACCCCGAGTATCAAGGTCGAAGCGGTCCGCCAGCTGGGCGCCCGGGTTCATCTCGTCGGAGACAACTACGACGAGGCGTGCAGCCATGCACAGACGCTATCCGAAGAACGTGGCCGGCCTTTTGTCCACCCCTTCGACAACCCCGACGTCATCGCCGGCCAGGGCACCATCGGGCTGGAGCTTCTCAACCAGTCCGCGGGCCCGCCCGGAGCCGTGTTTATGCCGGTCGGCGGCGGCGGGCTGCTCGCCGGCGCGGGGGCGGTTATTCGCGCACTGAGCCCGGAAACGCGGATCATTGCCGTGGAACCCGAGGACGCCGCCTGCCTCAAGGCAGCGCTGGCTGCAGGGCACCCGGTGACGCTGGACCGGGTCGGCATCTTCGCGGACGGTGCCGCGGTGCGACGGGTGGGCGACAACACGTTTGCGGTAGCGCAAGGCCTGGTCGACGAGCTGGTGACCGTGGGCTCCGACGAGATCTGTGCGGCCATGCGGGACATTTTCGAGGATACCCGCTCACTGGTGGAGCCCGCCGGCGCCATGGCGGTGGCCGGCATCAAACGCTACCTGGAAGACGGCGGTGAGCTGACCGGCGATACCATCGCGATTAACAGCGGCGCCAACATCAACTTCTCGCGGATGGGTCACGTCGTCGAGCGAGCGGCCATGGGGCGCGGCGAGGAGGCGCTTCTCTCCGTGATGATCCCGGAGGAACGCGGCAGCTACCTGGCGTTTTTGAAGGTACTCGGTTCACCGGCGGTGACCGAATTCAACTACCGCTACAGCGACCCGGAGCAAGCGCGAGTCTTTATTGGGCTGTCGCTGGACGGCACCCGCGATGAACCCGACGGCACCGTGCAGCGGCTTAGCGAGGCGGGCTATCCGGTAAGAGACCTGAGCCACAACGAGCTGGCCCGCTTGCACCTCCGCCACATGGTGGGCGGTAGACCCCCCTCCGCTGCCGATCATGACGCTGCCGATAACTCGTCGTCTGAACCGCCGCTGGAACGCCGGGTCGCCAGCGAGCGAGTCGTTCGCTTTGAGTTTCCCGAACGACCCGGCGCCCTGCTCGATTTCCTGGGCAAGCTCGCGGGCCGCTGGTCGATCAGCCTGTTCCACTATCGTAATCACGGTGCCGCTTACGGCCGGGTCTTGGCCGGTTTTTTTGTCGAAGAACGGGAGCAGGACGCTTTCGGCGAGTTCCTCGTTGCTACCGGCTACGGCTTTACGGACGAAACGGACAATCCGGCGTACCGCGAGTTTCTCGCGCCCGCGATCGCGGACCGCAGCAGCAAGACCGTCGCCGCGGACACCCCTCTTGCCGTGTCCGCCACCGACCTTCGAGCGACTGGACACTAG
- the leuB gene encoding 3-isopropylmalate dehydrogenase yields MTVRLVALPGDGIGPEVVDATIEVLSALADGNGLELAVDRHLIGGAAIDETGDPLPAATLKACIESHGVLLGAVGGPKWDDPTASVRPEQGLLRLRQGMEVFANLRPTRMEPALADASPLKPDRLEGVDLLVVRELTGGIYFGEKTEGSQSASDLCSYHAGEIERVVRLAGDLARQRRGHLTLVDKANVLATSRLWRSLTTAIVGDEYPDLTFDTMLVDAAAMTLVTRPAFFDVMVTENMFGDILTDETAAVAGSLGVLPSASLAADGPGLYEPIHGSAPDIAGLGKANPMGTMLSAALWLERDVQRADLADELRAAVSRCIAAKQTTADVGGTLSTSEVASAVRQQLGQSGG; encoded by the coding sequence ATGACCGTCAGGCTGGTTGCGCTGCCGGGTGACGGTATCGGGCCGGAGGTCGTCGATGCGACCATCGAGGTGTTAAGCGCGCTGGCTGACGGCAACGGGCTGGAGCTGGCGGTGGACCGCCATCTGATCGGCGGCGCGGCGATCGACGAAACGGGCGATCCCCTGCCGGCGGCAACGCTTAAGGCCTGCATCGAAAGCCACGGTGTCCTTCTCGGCGCGGTGGGCGGACCGAAGTGGGACGACCCCACCGCCAGCGTCAGGCCTGAGCAGGGTCTGCTGCGGCTGCGCCAGGGGATGGAGGTTTTCGCGAACCTAAGACCCACCCGCATGGAGCCCGCTCTGGCTGACGCCAGTCCGCTCAAGCCAGATCGGCTTGAGGGCGTCGACCTGCTGGTCGTGCGCGAGCTGACCGGCGGCATCTACTTCGGCGAGAAAACGGAGGGCAGCCAGTCTGCCTCGGACCTCTGCAGCTATCACGCCGGCGAGATCGAGCGGGTTGTTCGCCTGGCCGGTGACCTGGCGCGTCAGCGCCGCGGCCACCTGACTTTGGTCGACAAGGCCAACGTGCTGGCAACCTCCCGACTCTGGCGCTCGCTGACGACCGCCATCGTTGGCGACGAGTATCCGGACCTCACGTTTGACACCATGCTCGTCGACGCGGCCGCCATGACGCTGGTGACCCGCCCTGCGTTTTTTGACGTGATGGTCACGGAGAACATGTTCGGCGACATCCTGACCGACGAGACCGCCGCGGTGGCGGGCTCCCTCGGCGTATTGCCCTCTGCATCGCTGGCGGCTGATGGCCCTGGCCTGTACGAACCCATCCACGGTTCAGCGCCGGACATCGCAGGTCTTGGCAAAGCCAACCCGATGGGCACCATGCTCAGCGCCGCGCTGTGGCTCGAGCGCGACGTTCAGCGGGCCGACCTCGCGGACGAGCTCCGCGCGGCCGTCAGCCGCTGTATCGCCGCGAAGCAAACCACCGCGGACGTTGGCGGCACGCTCAGCACCAGCGAGGTCGCGAGCGCAGTCCGCCAGCAGCTTGGTCAGTCCGGTGGCTGA
- the leuD gene encoding 3-isopropylmalate dehydratase small subunit, producing MQKITHLAETTVVIPQDNVDTDQIIPGRFLTTTSSEGFGDALFRDWRFDENDQPRKDFVLNQPAARTAGILVGGRNFGCGSSREHAPWAIRDFGFKAVVSSKLADIFSSNSQKCGLLPVVVSEELHRWLLANPGAEVMIDVERRRIEAGPHVETFPLDGFAQHCFLNGVDALGFLLEQDAAISRFESERA from the coding sequence ATGCAGAAAATCACCCATCTGGCGGAGACCACCGTCGTGATTCCTCAGGATAATGTCGACACCGACCAAATCATTCCCGGGCGCTTTCTGACCACCACCTCTTCCGAAGGTTTTGGCGACGCCCTTTTCCGGGATTGGCGCTTCGATGAAAACGATCAGCCTCGCAAAGATTTTGTGCTGAACCAGCCGGCCGCACGGACCGCTGGGATCTTAGTCGGCGGGCGCAACTTCGGCTGTGGCTCGTCGCGAGAACACGCGCCCTGGGCCATTCGCGACTTCGGCTTCAAGGCTGTGGTTTCCAGCAAGCTCGCTGATATCTTTTCCTCTAACTCCCAGAAGTGCGGTCTGCTGCCGGTGGTGGTATCCGAAGAGCTGCACCGGTGGCTGCTGGCCAACCCGGGTGCAGAGGTGATGATCGACGTCGAGCGGCGACGGATCGAGGCTGGCCCTCACGTCGAAACGTTCCCGCTGGACGGTTTTGCGCAGCACTGCTTTTTGAACGGCGTCGACGCGCTTGGCTTTCTGCTGGAGCAGGACGCCGCCATCAGCCGTTTCGAGAGCGAGCGCGCATGA
- the leuC gene encoding 3-isopropylmalate dehydratase large subunit: MASPQSLFEKIWAAHEVVSETPATPGVLFIDLHLTHEVTSPQAFAMLRERGLKVRRPDLTLATIDHSTPTLPARDGRRPYVTEQARTQVATLRENCRDFGITLHDWDSDYRGIVHVIGPELGATSPGKTIVCGDSHTSTHGAFGALAFGIGATEVGHVLATQCVLQRKPKSMRITIDGELGAGVTAKDLILHIIGTIGVSGGTGHVIEYAGSTIEGLDMEQRMTVCNMSIEAGARAGMIAPDQKTFDYLRGRPLSPEGEAFDAAVKDWQTLRSDEGATFDREVKIDAADIAPTITYGTHPGMVVPITEAIPSPADASEEKALEYMGLDAGQSMIGTKVNVVFVGSCTNSRISDLRAAAAQLKGRKVHPEVTMLVVPGSEQVYRAAEKEGLHQIFIDAGAQWRLPGCSMCLSMNGDIVPDGALAISTSNRNFEGRQGPGSRTLLASPAAAAAAAVAGCVADPRINTSEAA; encoded by the coding sequence ATGGCCAGTCCGCAGTCTCTGTTTGAAAAGATCTGGGCAGCCCATGAGGTTGTCAGCGAGACGCCGGCGACCCCGGGGGTGCTCTTTATCGATCTGCACCTGACCCATGAGGTGACTTCCCCGCAGGCCTTCGCCATGCTGCGCGAACGTGGCCTGAAAGTGCGTCGACCGGACTTGACGCTCGCCACCATCGATCACTCGACCCCAACGCTGCCGGCCCGGGACGGGCGGCGCCCCTACGTGACCGAGCAGGCTCGGACCCAGGTCGCCACGCTGCGCGAAAACTGCCGCGACTTCGGGATCACCCTTCACGACTGGGACAGCGACTATCGCGGCATCGTGCACGTGATCGGGCCGGAGCTGGGTGCCACGAGTCCGGGAAAAACCATTGTCTGCGGCGACAGCCACACCAGCACACACGGCGCGTTCGGGGCACTGGCCTTCGGCATCGGTGCCACCGAGGTTGGCCATGTCCTGGCAACCCAGTGCGTGCTGCAGCGCAAGCCCAAGTCGATGCGGATCACCATCGACGGCGAGCTCGGCGCCGGCGTGACGGCCAAAGATCTGATCCTCCATATCATCGGCACCATCGGCGTCAGCGGTGGTACCGGTCACGTCATCGAGTATGCCGGCAGCACCATCGAGGGCCTGGACATGGAGCAGCGCATGACCGTCTGCAACATGAGCATCGAAGCCGGTGCGCGGGCCGGCATGATCGCGCCCGACCAGAAAACCTTCGATTACCTGCGCGGTCGGCCGCTGAGCCCCGAGGGTGAGGCGTTTGATGCAGCGGTGAAAGACTGGCAAACCCTGCGCAGCGACGAGGGCGCGACGTTCGACCGCGAGGTGAAGATCGATGCTGCCGATATCGCGCCGACCATCACCTACGGCACACACCCCGGGATGGTGGTCCCCATCACCGAAGCAATCCCCTCGCCGGCCGACGCGTCGGAGGAGAAGGCGCTGGAGTACATGGGGCTGGACGCCGGCCAGTCGATGATCGGTACCAAGGTCAACGTGGTCTTTGTCGGGAGCTGCACCAATTCCCGGATCTCCGATCTGCGGGCAGCCGCAGCGCAGCTGAAGGGACGCAAGGTCCATCCCGAAGTCACCATGCTGGTGGTGCCGGGTTCGGAACAGGTGTATCGGGCCGCCGAGAAGGAGGGCCTGCATCAGATATTCATCGATGCCGGCGCTCAGTGGCGCTTACCCGGCTGCTCCATGTGCCTGTCCATGAACGGCGACATCGTGCCGGATGGCGCGCTCGCGATCAGCACCAGCAACCGCAATTTTGAGGGGCGCCAAGGTCCTGGCTCCCGAACCCTGCTCGCCAGCCCCGCGGCGGCGGCGGCGGCAGCGGTCGCCGGCTGTGTCGCCGATCCGCGGATCAACACCAGCGAGGCGGCCTGA
- a CDS encoding branched-chain amino acid transaminase, with protein MPKMTPPPFIWFNGSTMPWDDARVHVMTHALHYGSSVFEGIRVYETPDGPRGFRITDHLKRLHDSAKIYRMPVPYTVDELLTACGGLVAANELPAAYIRPIVFRGAGTLGVAPTPETPVEVAVAAVKWGAYLGEEAMANGVDVCMSSWQRYAPNTLPAMAKAGGNYLSGQLIAEEAHRLGFSEGIALSSNGMLSEGSGENLFVVRDGKIYTPPAGASILYGITRDTVFKLAADEGIEVIEQDMPRELLYLADEIFFTGTAAEITPVRSVDRINVRSEGRGPITKRLQELFFGLFTGQTSDQHGWLETLPTKESAVHGQSAVSV; from the coding sequence ATGCCAAAAATGACCCCCCCACCCTTCATCTGGTTCAACGGCAGCACGATGCCGTGGGACGATGCGCGGGTGCACGTAATGACCCACGCGTTGCATTACGGGTCGAGTGTCTTTGAGGGTATTCGGGTCTACGAGACGCCGGATGGCCCGAGGGGCTTTCGCATCACCGACCACCTCAAGCGGCTGCATGATTCGGCAAAGATTTACCGCATGCCAGTGCCGTACACGGTCGATGAGCTGCTGACCGCCTGCGGTGGCCTCGTGGCGGCCAACGAGCTGCCGGCAGCCTACATCCGGCCGATCGTGTTCCGCGGCGCCGGGACCCTCGGAGTGGCGCCCACGCCGGAAACGCCGGTTGAGGTGGCGGTTGCGGCGGTTAAGTGGGGCGCCTATCTCGGGGAGGAGGCGATGGCCAACGGCGTGGACGTCTGCATGTCCAGCTGGCAGCGCTATGCCCCCAACACGCTGCCGGCCATGGCGAAGGCCGGCGGCAACTACCTGTCGGGCCAGCTGATCGCCGAAGAGGCTCATCGCCTCGGCTTCAGCGAAGGCATTGCGCTCAGCAGCAACGGCATGCTGAGCGAGGGTTCCGGCGAAAATCTGTTTGTCGTTCGCGACGGCAAGATCTATACGCCGCCGGCCGGCGCGTCGATCCTCTACGGTATCACCCGTGACACGGTGTTCAAGCTCGCGGCTGATGAAGGCATCGAGGTGATCGAGCAGGATATGCCTCGGGAACTCCTCTACCTGGCTGACGAGATCTTTTTCACCGGGACCGCCGCCGAGATTACGCCGGTGCGCTCCGTCGACCGGATCAACGTGCGCAGCGAAGGGCGCGGACCGATCACAAAACGCCTCCAGGAACTCTTCTTCGGCCTGTTCACCGGACAAACCTCTGACCAGCACGGCTGGCTTGAAACCCTGCCCACCAAGGAGTCCGCCGTTCATGGCCAGTCCGCAGTCTCTGTTTGA
- a CDS encoding 2-isopropylmalate synthase — protein sequence MSSHPVRIFDTTLRDGEQSPGFSMTQPQKLRMAQMLAALKVDVIEAGFAAASDGDFNCVRSIASEIEGPTICSLSRCNPGDIEASGRALEPAPAKRIHVFIATSPIHREHKLKMSREQVLAQAVGGVKMAREMVEDVEFSAEDAIRTEPEFLIEVFEAVIAAGAGTINIPDTVGYTTPGEMGRLVSQIRQGVSNVDQAVISTHCHNDLGMAVANSLAAVEAGAGQIECTINGIGERAGNASLEEIVMALRTRADHYGRQTNIDTTKLHPASRLLAGITGTFVARNKAIVGDNAFAHEAGIHQHGVLEHAETYEIMKPEDVGVQKSDLVLGKHSGRHAVSDRIKALGFDVENVDMASVFKSFKSLADRKKRIYDADLEALVTGQAARSGPWQLSALRVVSGSGEEEASASVSLTHESGEVHSEESHGDGPLDAAFKAMIRATGLALRVSGLAVRSVTQGEDAQGEAEVRAQWGESELKGTGVSTDIIAASTQGLLEIINAASRQVNRQTTPREDAPARNSV from the coding sequence ATGAGTAGTCATCCTGTCCGAATCTTCGACACCACGCTTCGCGACGGCGAACAAAGCCCTGGCTTTTCGATGACCCAGCCGCAGAAGCTGCGGATGGCTCAGATGCTCGCCGCGCTGAAGGTGGACGTAATCGAAGCGGGTTTTGCCGCAGCCTCCGACGGCGACTTCAATTGCGTGCGGTCGATCGCCAGCGAAATTGAGGGGCCAACGATCTGTTCACTGTCGCGCTGCAATCCCGGCGACATCGAAGCCAGCGGGCGTGCGCTCGAGCCAGCCCCGGCGAAGCGCATCCACGTGTTTATCGCCACCAGCCCCATCCATCGCGAGCACAAGCTGAAGATGAGCCGCGAACAGGTGCTGGCGCAGGCGGTTGGCGGGGTCAAAATGGCCCGCGAGATGGTGGAGGACGTGGAGTTTTCGGCCGAGGACGCCATCCGCACCGAACCGGAATTCCTGATTGAAGTCTTCGAGGCGGTGATCGCCGCGGGTGCGGGCACAATCAACATCCCCGACACCGTAGGCTATACCACGCCCGGGGAAATGGGTCGGCTGGTCAGCCAGATCCGCCAAGGGGTTTCCAATGTCGACCAGGCCGTGATCAGCACCCACTGCCACAACGACCTCGGAATGGCGGTGGCCAACTCCCTGGCGGCGGTGGAGGCCGGCGCCGGGCAGATCGAGTGCACGATCAACGGCATCGGGGAGCGCGCCGGCAACGCCTCACTGGAGGAGATCGTCATGGCCCTGCGAACCCGCGCGGACCACTATGGGCGCCAGACGAACATCGACACCACCAAACTCCATCCGGCCAGCCGCCTGCTGGCGGGGATTACCGGCACCTTCGTGGCGCGCAACAAGGCTATTGTCGGAGACAACGCCTTCGCGCACGAAGCCGGCATTCACCAGCACGGCGTGCTGGAGCACGCTGAAACCTACGAGATCATGAAGCCCGAAGACGTCGGCGTGCAGAAGTCTGACCTCGTGCTGGGCAAACACAGCGGCCGCCACGCGGTGTCCGATCGTATCAAGGCGTTGGGCTTTGACGTGGAAAACGTCGACATGGCGAGCGTCTTCAAATCGTTTAAGTCGCTGGCGGACCGCAAGAAGCGGATCTACGATGCCGATCTGGAGGCCCTCGTGACCGGCCAGGCAGCGCGCAGCGGCCCCTGGCAGCTGAGCGCGCTGCGGGTGGTGAGCGGCAGCGGCGAAGAGGAGGCGTCAGCCAGCGTGTCGCTGACCCACGAGTCGGGCGAAGTCCACAGCGAGGAGAGCCATGGCGACGGTCCGCTGGACGCGGCCTTCAAGGCGATGATCCGCGCCACCGGCCTGGCTCTGAGGGTCAGCGGCCTGGCCGTTCGGAGCGTGACGCAGGGTGAGGATGCGCAAGGCGAAGCCGAGGTTCGGGCGCAGTGGGGCGAAAGTGAGCTCAAAGGCACCGGCGTCAGCACTGATATCATTGCGGCCTCCACGCAGGGCCTGCTGGAGATCATCAATGCGGCCAGCCGCCAGGTGAATCGCCAGACCACCCCGAGAGAAGACGCGCCCGCGAGAAACTCCGTCTAG
- a CDS encoding DUF4389 domain-containing protein, giving the protein MAENPDSGAEQTSTAPSPDPWSNTDSWLRLLLTAVYLVIFWLSLWLLGLAVVINLGALIFTGSRNEGITGFTRQLIDYQREMALFASQATSRRPFPFGEPLPPQQPNPDDDAQAAPASDIAAESPANGPEPAAAKSPSPSKKKRSKKPGTRKKRKKKTGKRVSKPEAASTAAEDDAGQPEAETAAPAESSFEGEAPQPEGAVDPEPVDDENQTGDDNR; this is encoded by the coding sequence ATGGCTGAAAACCCCGATTCTGGCGCCGAGCAGACCTCAACCGCGCCAAGCCCTGACCCCTGGTCCAACACCGACTCCTGGCTCAGGCTGCTGCTCACCGCCGTTTACCTGGTCATTTTCTGGCTGTCGCTGTGGCTACTTGGGCTGGCGGTGGTCATCAATCTGGGCGCTCTGATCTTCACCGGAAGCCGCAACGAAGGGATTACGGGGTTTACGCGCCAGCTTATCGACTATCAGCGCGAAATGGCGCTCTTCGCCAGCCAGGCCACCAGCCGCCGGCCGTTTCCCTTCGGCGAACCGCTGCCGCCCCAGCAGCCTAATCCCGACGATGACGCCCAAGCGGCGCCGGCATCAGACATAGCTGCTGAGTCCCCCGCCAACGGGCCGGAACCCGCTGCGGCTAAGAGCCCCTCGCCGAGCAAAAAGAAACGCAGCAAGAAGCCTGGAACGCGAAAGAAACGAAAGAAGAAAACCGGCAAGCGGGTCTCAAAGCCTGAGGCGGCGAGCACTGCGGCAGAAGACGACGCCGGGCAGCCCGAAGCTGAAACCGCAGCGCCGGCGGAGAGCTCGTTCGAGGGTGAGGCCCCCCAACCGGAGGGCGCCGTTGATCCAGAGCCAGTCGATGACGAAAACCAAACAGGGGATGACAACCGATAG